The following proteins are co-located in the Gordonia polyisoprenivorans genome:
- a CDS encoding MFS transporter: MPHVRIARSPWVALTALCLPMLIVSMDVSVLFFAVPFIAADLDPSPAQQLWIFDVYGFVLAGLLLTMGSLADRFGHRRVLMWGAACISAASLLAALSSTPEMLIIARAVLAVAGATLMPSTLALIRHVFGDDAARAKAVATWNAVLAGGVALGPIISGVLLEHFWWGSVFLINIPVMVALLIAAPLLLPGDTAIPGRRIDVLSALLVFATILPVIYAIKEIAADGWSLGRLGIGVVGVVLGVAFVRRQRRLEDPMLDLTLLGERRFSTSIWTNLICMFALLGNSIMVTQYLQSVLGFSPLRAALWSVVPSLFVAVAAPTAAVAAGRFGRPAVMIGGLVVAACGFVVLATLIGQDSLLVVLVASTLLAGGLVATTSVIADHVVGIAPADRAGATSGLLETSSELGGALGIALLGSVLNAVYRVSYPAGVGPVEAGRSLAGASAVAHREPAEAAARILDAARHAFVDGMSVVAWVGAGVLVVTAVLIVWAARTPSAHGRPTRSGKASATFAQG; this comes from the coding sequence CGCGCGCTCGCCCTGGGTGGCTTTGACTGCGCTGTGTCTGCCGATGCTCATCGTCTCGATGGACGTGTCGGTGTTGTTCTTCGCGGTTCCGTTCATCGCCGCGGATCTCGATCCCTCACCTGCACAACAACTCTGGATCTTCGACGTATACGGGTTCGTGCTGGCCGGACTGCTGCTGACCATGGGGTCGCTCGCCGACCGATTCGGTCACCGCCGCGTACTGATGTGGGGTGCGGCCTGCATCAGCGCTGCATCGTTGCTCGCGGCCCTCTCGAGCACGCCGGAGATGCTGATCATCGCTCGCGCGGTGCTCGCCGTCGCCGGTGCGACGCTGATGCCCTCCACGCTGGCACTCATCCGACACGTCTTCGGCGACGATGCCGCGCGGGCGAAAGCGGTGGCCACCTGGAACGCCGTGCTGGCCGGGGGAGTGGCGCTCGGCCCGATCATCTCCGGTGTGCTGCTCGAGCACTTCTGGTGGGGCTCGGTGTTTCTCATCAACATTCCGGTCATGGTCGCGCTGTTGATCGCGGCACCCCTGCTGCTACCCGGAGACACCGCCATACCGGGCCGCCGCATCGACGTCCTCAGTGCGCTCTTGGTGTTCGCGACGATCCTGCCGGTGATTTATGCGATCAAGGAGATCGCCGCCGACGGCTGGTCGCTCGGTCGGCTGGGGATCGGCGTCGTCGGTGTGGTGCTCGGGGTGGCCTTCGTGAGACGTCAACGGCGCCTGGAAGATCCGATGCTCGATCTGACACTGCTCGGTGAGCGTCGCTTCTCGACGTCGATCTGGACCAACCTCATCTGCATGTTCGCGTTGCTCGGCAACTCGATCATGGTGACGCAATACCTGCAGTCGGTCCTCGGATTCAGTCCGCTGCGGGCGGCGCTGTGGAGCGTGGTGCCGTCCCTGTTCGTCGCGGTGGCGGCGCCGACCGCGGCCGTGGCGGCCGGGCGGTTCGGTCGTCCTGCGGTGATGATCGGGGGACTGGTGGTGGCGGCCTGCGGCTTCGTGGTGCTCGCGACGCTCATCGGGCAGGACTCGCTGCTCGTGGTGCTCGTCGCGTCGACGTTGCTCGCCGGCGGGCTCGTGGCCACGACCTCGGTGATCGCCGACCACGTCGTCGGAATCGCACCGGCCGATCGTGCCGGCGCCACGTCGGGGCTGCTGGAGACATCGAGTGAACTCGGCGGTGCACTGGGCATCGCGCTGCTGGGAAGTGTGCTCAACGCGGTCTATCGCGTGAGCTATCCGGCGGGCGTGGGGCCGGTGGAGGCAGGTCGCAGTCTGGCCGGGGCGAGCGCGGTGGCACACCGCGAACCGGCCGAGGCGGCCGCACGGATTCTCGACGCCGCCCGCCACGCGTTCGTCGACGGGATGTCGGTGGTCGCCTGGGTGGGAGCCGGGGTGCTGGTGGTGACCGCGGTACTGATTGTGTGGGCGGCGCGCACGCCATCGGCCCACGGTCGGCCGACGCGTTCCGGGAAGGCGTCGGCAACGTTCGCTCAGGGGTGA